ATGAAAAATCCAAAACCAACAGCCAGTAAAACCGCAAATAATATATTATCGATATAGCCCATTCTGCTTTCTTAGTTTTTAATAGTATCTTTTACCTTTTTTATTTCTGTTTTAGGCTCAACATAAGGCGTTGCTTTTTTTCCGAAAACAGAGAAATGTACGTAACGCTTCGGGTTGTTTTTCAGGTCGGCAAGCAATTGTTTTAGCTCCAATGACGCACCTTCCAGATTGTTATACATTCCTTCATCTTTAAGCAGTTTTCCCAAAGAACCTTTTCCTGACTGTACATCATTAATGATGTTATCAACATTGGCCAGTGATTTCTCCAGTTTTTTCACAGCCTGTCCTAAATTAGCCTGGGCAATTGAATCGGAAAGCTTAGAGAAATTTGTCGATGTATGATCCAGGTTTGTGAAAGTATTATCAATTTTTGACTTATTGTCTGCTATTAATGAATTGACTCCTTTGGCTGCCTGACTGAACTCTTTCATAGTTGCTGCTAATTCAGCAATAGATGCCTGTAGGTTTTGTTGTGTCTTTTTGTCAAAGATATTATTGATATTTACTAAGAGGCTATCAGCAGAAACTACTGTTTTTTCCACTTTTTCTTGCAAAGGCGAAAGCTTATCGCCTATTGAGGAAAGCATGCCCGGTTTTATATCTGTTAAAAGCATCTGTCCGTTCTCTGCTTCTACAGGATCTTTAAAGTTTGGAATAATAGCAATACTTTTTCCTCCAATAAAACTTGGCTCGTAGATTTTAGCAACGCTTGATTTGGAAATAGGAAAATCGGTTTTCACCTGAAGTTCTACCAATAATTTCCCATTTTCATTTAAGGTAATACTATTGACTTTACCCACGGCCAAACCATTAATAGTTATGGGTGCAGATGGTGCCAATCCTTCTA
The sequence above is drawn from the Flavobacterium lindanitolerans genome and encodes:
- a CDS encoding MlaD family protein — protein: MKISREVKTAILVISSILLFIWGYSFLKGRDLFNDYKTFYAVYDEVEGLAPSAPITINGLAVGKVNSITLNENGKLLVELQVKTDFPISKSSVAKIYEPSFIGGKSIAIIPNFKDPVEAENGQMLLTDIKPGMLSSIGDKLSPLQEKVEKTVVSADSLLVNINNIFDKKTQQNLQASIAELAATMKEFSQAAKGVNSLIADNKSKIDNTFTNLDHTSTNFSKLSDSIAQANLGQAVKKLEKSLANVDNIINDVQSGKGSLGKLLKDEGMYNNLEGASLELKQLLADLKNNPKRYVHFSVFGKKATPYVEPKTEIKKVKDTIKN